In the genome of Globicephala melas chromosome 3, mGloMel1.2, whole genome shotgun sequence, one region contains:
- the LOC115847471 gene encoding uncharacterized protein isoform X1, with protein sequence MLQTIRVAESGSSILRGPAVWNQTLPYLQGRSGGDAVEVALVCHIAVRTAADLIRCLSSHHGSKLFSLLAWHVLFILPECNVYVDQLHFCTREMDPICATNGRTYPNKCVFCSEKLKDSGKFDFSHWGCC encoded by the exons ATGCTACAGACAATTAGAGTTGCAGAGTCGGGGTCTTCCATTCTTAGAGGACCAG cagtctggaaccaaacccttccgtatctccaag GTAGGTCAGGTGGGGATGCTGTGGAGGTAGCCCTGGTGTGTCACATTGCTGTGAGGACTGCTGCAG ACTTGATAAGATGTCTCTCTTCTCATCATGGATCaaagttattttcattattgGCTTGGCATGTCCTCTTTATTTTG CCAGAATGTAACGTGTATGTGGATCAGTTACATTTTTGCACCAGAGAAATGGACCCAATCTGTGCAACGAATGGCCGAACGTACCCcaataaatgtgttttctgcaGTGAAAAGCT aaAAGATAGTGGAAAATTTGATTTTAGTCATTGGGGTTGTTGCTGA
- the LOC115847471 gene encoding sperm-associated acrosin inhibitor-like isoform X3, which yields MSLFSSWIKVIFIIGLACPLYFETAFVPLRETRETPECNVYVDQLHFCTREMDPICATNGRTYPNKCVFCSEKLKDSGKFDFSHWGCC from the exons ATGTCTCTCTTCTCATCATGGATCaaagttattttcattattgGCTTGGCATGTCCTCTTTATTTTG AAACTGCTTTTGTACCCTTAAGAGAGACACGTGAAACT CCAGAATGTAACGTGTATGTGGATCAGTTACATTTTTGCACCAGAGAAATGGACCCAATCTGTGCAACGAATGGCCGAACGTACCCcaataaatgtgttttctgcaGTGAAAAGCT aaAAGATAGTGGAAAATTTGATTTTAGTCATTGGGGTTGTTGCTGA